A stretch of DNA from Mycobacterium senriense:
CGATCCGTCCGGGTTCGTGGTCGGTATCGGCGCCTTCGGCCGGGGCAGCGTGCTCGGCCGGCGGGGGCTGCGGGGCGGGTGGCACCACCGCGGTCGCGGCGGCCAGTGACACCGGGGTCTTGTCCCCGTAGTGAACCTTGCGGCGATCCTTCACGCGGCGCAGCCGGTTCTCCAGCTTGTCGACCGCGGACTCGAAGGCCGCGTAGAAACTGTTGGCACATGCCTCTGCCCGGGTCACCGGGCCGCGGCCGCGGGCGGTGATCTCGACGCGCTGACAGGATTTGCGCTGACGCCGATTGGGCGCGTGCTTGAGCTCGACATCGAAAAGATAAATGGAGCGATCCAACCGCTCGAGACGGGCGAGTTTTTGCGAGACGTACAGACGGTAATGATCGGGGATTTCTACGTTGCGGCCCTTGAACACAACGTCGGCGGTGGTTGTCGGTTGGGCTTGCCCATCGGGGACGGGCGGTTGGTCCAGAATCTGACCGGAATCCACGGATAGCCTTGACATACGTGACAACTCGTTTCTCTCTTCACGTCACACGCGCCCTGCGTGCCCGAGTGCTTAATGCACCGACGAGGTGGGAGCGGTTCGAGACTGGCTACCGCCGCAGGCTGCCCGCCGGAGCAAGGTGTCGATTACTCACCCCTTCCCGCGGATGGGTCTCACCTGGAAATTTGGCGACCAGTGAGTCAGACCGATGAGTCGTTCTTCGTTGTTCTCGACGTTAGCTCGTGTTCGCCTGCCGATGCCACTAATTTGGTCGAGCTGTTGCGAGTTCTTCACATCCTCTTGGCTCGTTCATGGGTTCGGTGTAGCCGAACCCATTCACACCGCGGCGATCGCGAGCACCGCGGCGACCCGAAGCCCGGCGGCGTGCAGGATCCGCACCGACTCTCGCGCCGTCGCGCCGGTGGTGACGATGTCGTCGACGACCATGACTTCGGTGCGCGGCGGCTCACCGCGCAGCACCACCCGGCCGGCGACGTTGCGCTCGCGCGCGGCGCTGCCCAGCCCCACCGAGTCACGCGTCAGCGCCTTGAGCCGCAAGACCGGCGCGACCGTGATGTCCGGATGCCGCGCCACCGCGGCGCGCGCCAACCGGGCGACGGGATCACCGCCGCGCCGGCGTGCGGCCGAGCGCCGGGTCGGTGCGGGCACGACCGTCAGCGGTGTCGGCACGATCCCCCACCACAACAGGCGGTGCACGCCGACGGCCAGGGCGTGCGCCAGCGGGTAGACGAGGTCGGCGCGGCCCTGCTCCTTGAGTGCCAGGATCGCGTGCCGACGGGCGTTGGCGTAGCGGCCGAGCGCGAACACCGGGACTCCAGGGTCGATGCGCGGGTTCACCACATGCGGCTGGTCGGCGGCCACCGACAGCTCGCCGGCGCACGCGTCGCACCAACGGGTCGACGGCGCCCCGCAGCCACCGCATTCGGCCGGCAGGAACAGGTCGAGCATGGCGCCAGTGTGGCGGTCGGGTGTGACACCTGAGCGATATCAGCCCGATGGTGGCGACCCGCTGCGCCCGGCTTCGCCTCGCTGGCGATCGCCACCCGATGGTGGTGACCCGCTGCGCCCGGCTTCGCCGCGCTGGCGATCGCCACTACACCCCATGGTGGCGACCCGCTGCGCCCGGCTTCGCCACGCTGGCGATCGCCACTACCCGGGCAGCACCGGGGCCGCCCCGGGCACCGTCAGCCCGGGCACTTCCGACCAGCCCTGCTGACCGTCGGCCGACGGCGAATACTGCAGCACCCCTTGGGGACCCGCGACGTAGGCCGTCGACGGGTTGGCGGCCACCGTCGTCACCGGCATCTGCAAACCGTGCGGCGGAGCATCCGAGTTCACCCCGTCGATGTTCACGTAGGAGACCGGATGGCTGGCGTCGGTGCGCGTCACCACGATGTCGTCGCCGGTCCGCCACGACAGCGACACCACCGAATTGCCCAACCCGAAACCGAGCCGGCGCGGGAAGGTCAGGGCGTACTGCCCGGCCTGGGTCTGCTCGACGCTGGCGAGAATCACCTGGCCGCCGATCACCATCGCGGCGCGGGTGCTGTCGCGGGACAGCTGCAGGTCGGTGATCGGGCCCGGGAACCGGGTGGCCACCGCCACCGAATCCACCGGAAGGCGCGCGGGTTGCCCGGAGGCCGGCTCCTGGATGGCCCGCAGCACGTTGTTGCCGTCGACCACCACCCAGACCACGTCGTCCAGCGACCAGGTGGGCCGCGACAGGTTGTGCCCGTCGGCGGCCTGCACGGCTTCCTGGCCGAGGTCACCGATCCACAGGGACGCCGCCATGTCCGGGGCGCCGCGGTGCAGCGTCACCACCGACGCCACCTGCCGGCCGGTCCGCGACAGCGCGGCGCCGGTCTGGTCCCCCACCCGTCCGAACGCGCCGGGCACCATCACGGTGTGCTGGCCGTCCAGGGACACCAGCGAGCCGTTCACCAGGGCGTGCAGCCCCGCGCCCGCGCCGTCGGCCGCGCCGGGATCGGTGGCCGCGACGTCGGAGGTGGTCCACCCGTCGCGGAACCGGTCGTCCAGCGGCGCACCGTCGGCGCTGATCACGTACGGGCCCCGGATGTCGGCCCTGGCC
This window harbors:
- the lpqB gene encoding MtrAB system accessory lipoprotein LpqB → MRRFLPLLMLAMLLAGCAGVPSSSAPQAIGTVERPAPSNLPKPTPGMDPDVLLREFLKATADPANRHLAARQFLTQSASNAWDDAGSALLIDHVVFVETRAAERVSTTMRADVLGSLSDMGVFETAEGVLPDPGPIELVKTSGGWRIDRLPNGVFLDWQQFQSTYKRNTLYFADPTGKTVVPDPRYVAVPDHDQLATELISKLIGGPRPEMAHTVRNLLAPPLRLRGPVTRADGGKSGIGRGYGGARVDLEKLSTTDPHSRQLLAAQIIWTLARADIRGPYVISADGAPLDDRFRDGWTTSDVAATDPGAADGAGAGLHALVNGSLVSLDGQHTVMVPGAFGRVGDQTGAALSRTGRQVASVVTLHRGAPDMAASLWIGDLGQEAVQAADGHNLSRPTWSLDDVVWVVVDGNNVLRAIQEPASGQPARLPVDSVAVATRFPGPITDLQLSRDSTRAAMVIGGQVILASVEQTQAGQYALTFPRRLGFGLGNSVVSLSWRTGDDIVVTRTDASHPVSYVNIDGVNSDAPPHGLQMPVTTVAANPSTAYVAGPQGVLQYSPSADGQQGWSEVPGLTVPGAAPVLPG
- the hpf gene encoding ribosome hibernation-promoting factor, HPF/YfiA family, with amino-acid sequence MDSGQILDQPPVPDGQAQPTTTADVVFKGRNVEIPDHYRLYVSQKLARLERLDRSIYLFDVELKHAPNRRQRKSCQRVEITARGRGPVTRAEACANSFYAAFESAVDKLENRLRRVKDRRKVHYGDKTPVSLAAATAVVPPAPQPPPAEHAAPAEGADTDHEPGRIVRTKEHPATPMTVDDALYEMELVGHDFFLFHDKQTERPCVVYRRHAYDYGLIRLS
- a CDS encoding ComF family protein; this encodes MLDLFLPAECGGCGAPSTRWCDACAGELSVAADQPHVVNPRIDPGVPVFALGRYANARRHAILALKEQGRADLVYPLAHALAVGVHRLLWWGIVPTPLTVVPAPTRRSAARRRGGDPVARLARAAVARHPDITVAPVLRLKALTRDSVGLGSAARERNVAGRVVLRGEPPRTEVMVVDDIVTTGATARESVRILHAAGLRVAAVLAIAAV